The genomic region CACACTTTATCCACATGTGTATAACATCTCATAGTAAGGGTTTTCTAAAGTTATCCACTAATCCACAGCCCCTATGACTATTATGACTATTTTAAATATAACTATTAATATAAACGACTGAAAGGAGTTTATAAAATGATGGAGTTTTCTATACAACGCGATTATTTTATCACTCAATTAAATGATACACTCAAAGCTATTTCACCAAGAACCACTTTACCTATTTTAACAGGGATTAAAATCGATGCGAATCATGAAGGAATTGTACTTACAGGTTCTGATTCAGAAATATCAATTGAAATTACAATTCCTAACCAAGTTGATGGTGAAGAAATTGTTTCAATTATTGAGCCTGGTTCAGTAGTATTGCCGGGTCGCTTCTTTGTCGATATCATCAAAAAATTACCGGGTAAAGATGTTAAACTTTCAACAAATGAACAATTTCAAACATTAATTACTTCAGGCCACTCTGAATTCAATTTAAGCGGTCTTGATCCAGATCAATATCCATTATTACCACAAGTCTCAAGTGAAGATGCGCTACAATTACCTATCAAAGTACTTAAAAATATCATTGCACAAACTAACTTTGCAGTGTCCACGTCAGAAACACGTCCAGTCCTAACAGGTGTGAACTGGCTTATACAAGAAAATGAATTAATATGCACAGCGACTGACTCACACCGCTTGGCTGTAAGAAAGTTAAAATTAGAAGATGAAGATATTACAGATAAAAATGTCATT from Staphylococcus felis harbors:
- the dnaN gene encoding DNA polymerase III subunit beta, producing the protein MMEFSIQRDYFITQLNDTLKAISPRTTLPILTGIKIDANHEGIVLTGSDSEISIEITIPNQVDGEEIVSIIEPGSVVLPGRFFVDIIKKLPGKDVKLSTNEQFQTLITSGHSEFNLSGLDPDQYPLLPQVSSEDALQLPIKVLKNIIAQTNFAVSTSETRPVLTGVNWLIQENELICTATDSHRLAVRKLKLEDEDITDKNVIIPGKALAELNKIMSDNDEHIDIFFASNQVLFRVGNVNFISRLLEGHYPDTSRLFPENYEIKLELNNSDFYHAIDRASLLAREGGNNVIKLSTGEEVIELSSTSPEIGTVKEEVTANDVEGGSLKISFNSKYMMDALKAIDHDEVEVEFFGTMKPFILKPKDDDSVTQLILPIRTY